GTTAGCTCTGGTCAACGATCTGGGACGACTGTAACGCTTCGCTGAATTGCGAATCTGCCGCATTTTGCGGCAGTTTGTTTATTGCCAGTTGGAATAAGAAAGGACTTCATGAAACGTCTGCTGCTAACTGCGGTTCTCACCGTATTGATGATCGCCGAAGTTCACGCCGAGTCCTTCACTATCTCCGATATTCGTGTCAACGGCCTCCAGCGGGTTTCCGCGGGTAGTGTCTTTGGTGCCTTGCCGTTGAACGTCGGGGAACAGGCGGATGATCGTCGCCTGGTGGAATCCACTCGTGCGCTGTTCAAAACCGGGTTCTTTCAAGATATCCAACTGGGTCGCGAAGGCAATGTCCTGGTCATCACTGTCGTCGAGCGACCTTCTGTCGCCAGTATCGAGATCGAAGGTAACAAAGCGATCTCCACTGACGACTTGATGAAGGGGCTCAAGCAATCCGGCCTTGCCGAGGGCGAGATCTTCCAGCGCGCCACCCTTGAAGGTGTGCGTAACGAACTGCAACGCCAGTACGTTGCCCAGGGTCGCTACTCCGCGACCGTGGAAACTGAAGTGATCCCTCAGCCTCGTAACCGTGTGGGCCTCAAGGTCAACATCAACGAAGGCACTGTGGCGGCGATCCAGCACATCAACGTGGTGGGCAACACCAAGTTCGCTGATGACGACCTGATCGACCTGTTCGAACTCAAGACCACCAACTGGCTGTCGTTCTTCAAGAACGATGACAAGTATGCGCGTGAGAAGCTGTCGGGTGACCTGGAGCGTCTGCGTTCCTACTACCTGGATCGTGGCTATATCAACATGGATATCGCTTCGACCCAGGTGTCCATCACCCCGGACAAGAAACACGTCTACATTACTGTCAACGTCAACGAAGGCGAGAAGTACACCGTTCGTGACGTGAAGCTCAGTGGCGACCTGAAAGTACCTGAAGACCAGGTCAAGGCGTTGCTGCTGGTGCAGAAGAACCAGGTGTTCTCGCGCAAGCTGATGACCACCACGTCCGAACTGATCACCCGCCGCCTGGGTAACGAAGGCTACACCTTCGCCAACGTCAACGGCGTACCGACGCCGCACGATGATGACCACACTGTGGACATCACTTTCGTGGTCGACCCAGGCAAGCGTGCCTACGTTAACCGCATCAACTTCCGTGGCAACACCAAGTCTGCGGACGAAGTGCTGCGTCGCGAAATGCGTCAGATGGAAGGTGGCTGGGCATCGACTTACCTGATCGACCAGTCCAAGACCCGTCTTGAGCGCCTGGGCTTCTTTAAGGAAGTCAACGTCGAAACCCCGGCCGTACCGGGTGTGGATGACCAGGTTGACGTGAACTACGCCGTTGAAGAGCAAGCCTCGGGCTCGATTACCGCCAGCGTTGGTTTTGCACAGAGTGCCGGCCTGATCCTGGGTGGTTCGATTACCCAGAACAACTTCCTCGGTACCGGTAACAAGGTTTCCATCGGCCTGACCCGAAGCGAATACCAGAGCCGCTATAACTTCGGTTATGTCGACCCCTACTGGACTGCTGACGGTGTGAGCCTGGGCTACAACGCCTTCTATCGCACCACCGACTACAAAGACCTCAACGTTGACGTTGCAAGTTATGCGATCGACAGCCTTGGCGCCGGTGTCAACATCGGTTACCCGATCAGCGAAACGTCGCGTCTGACCTTCGGTTTCACTGCGCAACAGGACAAAATCAAGACCGGTGTGTACACCACGGATGAGATTTTCGACTTCGTGCGTAAAGAGGGCGACCAGTTCCTGAACTTCAAGGCATCGGTCGGCTGGTCTGAATCGACTCTGAACAAAGGTGTGCTGGCGACCCGTGGCCATTCCCAAAGCCTGACTGCGGAAGCCGCCACGCCGGGCAGCGACCTGTCGTTCTTCAAGCTCGACTACCGTGGCCAGTTGTTCCAGCCTCTGAGCGATAACTACACCATGCGCCTGCATACCGAGCTGGGTTATGGCGACGGTTATGGTTCAACCAACGGTCTGCCGTTCTACGAGAACTATTACGCAGGTGGTTTCAACTCGGTTCGTGGTTTCAAGGACAGCACCTTGGGCCCACGTGGTACGCCAAGCCGTGGTGTGGC
The sequence above is a segment of the Pseudomonas sp. R76 genome. Coding sequences within it:
- the bamA gene encoding outer membrane protein assembly factor BamA produces the protein MKRLLLTAVLTVLMIAEVHAESFTISDIRVNGLQRVSAGSVFGALPLNVGEQADDRRLVESTRALFKTGFFQDIQLGREGNVLVITVVERPSVASIEIEGNKAISTDDLMKGLKQSGLAEGEIFQRATLEGVRNELQRQYVAQGRYSATVETEVIPQPRNRVGLKVNINEGTVAAIQHINVVGNTKFADDDLIDLFELKTTNWLSFFKNDDKYAREKLSGDLERLRSYYLDRGYINMDIASTQVSITPDKKHVYITVNVNEGEKYTVRDVKLSGDLKVPEDQVKALLLVQKNQVFSRKLMTTTSELITRRLGNEGYTFANVNGVPTPHDDDHTVDITFVVDPGKRAYVNRINFRGNTKSADEVLRREMRQMEGGWASTYLIDQSKTRLERLGFFKEVNVETPAVPGVDDQVDVNYAVEEQASGSITASVGFAQSAGLILGGSITQNNFLGTGNKVSIGLTRSEYQSRYNFGYVDPYWTADGVSLGYNAFYRTTDYKDLNVDVASYAIDSLGAGVNIGYPISETSRLTFGFTAQQDKIKTGVYTTDEIFDFVRKEGDQFLNFKASVGWSESTLNKGVLATRGHSQSLTAEAATPGSDLSFFKLDYRGQLFQPLSDNYTMRLHTELGYGDGYGSTNGLPFYENYYAGGFNSVRGFKDSTLGPRGTPSRGVAVTGNQGTQPDSDNSALAFGGNVLIQGGAELLFPLPFVKDQRSLRTSVFWDVGNVFDSKCQQITNPSGVKSQTECNDISLSNLASSVGVGVTWVTALGPLSFALAMPIKKPDNAETQIFQFSLGQTF